Proteins from a genomic interval of Trifolium pratense cultivar HEN17-A07 linkage group LG6, ARS_RC_1.1, whole genome shotgun sequence:
- the LOC123889003 gene encoding uncharacterized protein LOC123889003, translated as MLSDKDDKKKTHVEQEVVGDSNFETNVEMKNIEHNSSFLNGRNIVLTQSLKEGFTANPSIDASSLLQPTLQVFDQMPIKRLKPTSQNQQQANKTASVQVMVRRLKDVNRYKYFDPGGAIVPKSNAHGFCWIQSQKATATVESPTVEQPTGPASGWPWVPRIISFQNRFMVVNEMCQREVQSFLLEMKGLSFTILFSFSCCRKLRDSSEQIYSLLVDEGNITLTLLMEAIHVVDLLFLLLLQKCSIVCFYFPFMFYVSSVECLIVDDGSLTSQDLTNRLHTFNLVFTARDILVLEDSNKTHGAIIVEIALLNCVSLASYFALMSCKIEYSNLAEIELVYVLISLDIVWKMMNNSIHGNVFKLTSGVYLLAIKCYVSMRCSSKIGFVKVGELVAFVLGLLVNHILNLHVINQITSF; from the coding sequence ATGTTGTCTGACAAGGACGACAAAAAGAAGACACATGTTGAACAAGAAGTAGTCGGAGATTCAAATTTCGAGACCAACGTGGAGATGAAGAATATTGAACACAACTCCTCTTTCTTAAATGGTCGTAATATTGTTCTGACGCAGTCACTCAAGGAGGGTTTCACTGCAAACCCAAGTATTGATGCCTCTAGTTTGCTACAACCTACCCTCCAAGTGTTTGATCAAATGCCCATAAAGAGGTTGAAACCCACATCGCAGAACCAACAACAAGCAAATAAAACAGCATCTGTTCAAGTTATGGTGCGACGGCTAAAAGATGTCAACAGATATAAATATTTCGATCCTGGTGGAGCGATAGTTCCGAAGTCTAATGCACATGGTTTTTGTTGGATTCAATCACAAAAAGCTACAGCAACAGTTGAGTCACCAACGGTAGAGCAGCCTACTGGACCAGCTTCGGGATGGCCATGGGTACCGAGGATTATCAGTTTCCAAAATAGATTTATGGTTGTCAATGAAATGTGTCAAAGGGAAGTGCAATCGTTTCTTCTGGAGATGAAAGGTTTGTCATTCACAATTCTCTTTTCATTCTCTTGTTGTCGGAAACTGAGAGATTCAAGTGAACAAATTTATTCACTCCTTGTGGATGAAGGTAACATCACGTTAACCCTGCTAATGGAAGCAATACATGTAGTTGACTTGCTTTTTCTACTCTTGTTGCAAAAATGTAGCATAGTCTGTTTCTACTTCCCATTTATGTTCTATGTTTCTAGTGTTGAGTGCCTAATAGTTGATGATGGGAGTTTGACTAGCCAAGATTTAACCAATAGACTACATACTTTCAATCTAGTTTTTACTGCCAGGGACATATTGGTTTTGGAAGACTCTAATAAAACTCATGGTGCCATCATAGTTGAGATAGCTCTACTGAATTGTGTTTCCTTGGCTTCTTATTTTGCTCTGATGAGTTGCAAAATTGAGTATTCTAATCTTGCTGAAATAGAATTGGTGTATGTCTTGATTTCTTTGGACATTGTttggaagatgatgaacaacTCAATTCATGGAAATGTGTTCAAATTAACATCTGGAGTTTACCTTTTAGCTATAAAGTGTTATGTAAGCATGAGGTGTAGTTCTAAAATTGGTTTTGTAAAGGTTGGAGAGTTGGTTGCATTTGTTCTTGGTTTATTGGTAAACCACATATTGAACTTACATGTGATTAATCAGATAACAAGCTTCTAA
- the LOC123889002 gene encoding serine carboxypeptidase-like 20 has product MNKCLGSLCILLLLLLVEAAPQGSLITQLPGFNGKFLSNHYSGYISIDGNAENGKNLFYYFASSERNPSKDPVVLWLNGGPGCSSFDGFVYEHGPFNFVAAKSKEKLPTLHNNPYSWSKVSNIIYLDSPTGVGLSYSKNTTKYSTGDVQTASDTHAFLLKWFEEFPEFQANPFYVSGESYAGIYVPTLAFEIAKGIRSLTKPVINLKGYLVGNGVTDPTFDDNAFIPFVHGMGLISDAIYEDVQANCKENYNYDSNTGDDTCSKSMEKVDRAVDGLNVYNILEPCYHDPEVARNKSSNLPLSFQNLGKTERPLPVRKRMFGRAWPFRAPVRDGPVTLWPQLMANNLGHVPCLNDEVAIAWLNNVDVRKAIHVNEASDRWELCSDRIRYEHDAGSMIPYHKNLTRLGYRALIFSGDHDMCVPFTGSEAWTRSLGYKIVDEWRPWNSNDQVAGYLQAYENNLTFLTVKGAGHTVPEYKPREALDFYGRWLEGKPI; this is encoded by the exons ATGAACAAGTGTCTAGGATCACTATGCATACTTTTGTTGCTTCTCTTAGTTGAAGCTGCCCCTCAAGGATCTCTCATCACACAACTCCCTGGTTTCAATGGCAAATTCCTCTCCAACCATTACTCAGG GTATATAAGTATTGATGGAAATGCTGAAAATGGGAAGAACTTGTTCTACTACTTTGCTAGTTCAGAAAGAAATCCAAGTAAGGATCCGGTTGTTCTATGGCTCAATGGTGGACCTGGGTGTTCTAGCTTTGATGGCTTTGTTTATGAACATG GGCCATTCAATTTCGTGGCTGCAAAATCAAAAGAGAAGCTACCCACTTTGCATAACAATCCTTACAGCTGGTCAAAG GTTTCcaatattatatatttggatTCACCCACGGGTGTTGGCTTGTCTTACTCAAAGAACACAACCAAATACTCAACTGGGGACGTACAAACTGCTTCTGATACCCATGCTTTTCTCTTAAAG TGGTTTGAGGAATTTCCAGAATTCCAGGCTAATCCATTTTATGTTTCTGGGGAGTCTTATGCTGGAATTTACGTACCCACTCTAGCTTTTGAAATTGCTAAAG GAATCCGGAGTCTTACAAAGCCCGTGATCAATTTGAAG GGTTACTTAGTGGGAAATGGTGTCACGGACCCAACATTTGATGACAATGCTTTTATCCCATTTGTGCACGGAATGGGCCTCATATCAGACGCTATTTATGAG GATGTACAAGCTAATTGCAAAGAAAATTACAACTACGATTCTAATACCGGGGATGATACATGCTCTAAGAGCATGGAAAAAGTTGATAGG GCTGTTGATGGTCTTAATGTGTACAACATATTAGAGCCATGCTACCATGATCCTGAAGTTGCAAGAAACAAAAGCTCTAACTTGCCATTGAGTTTCCAAAATTTAGGGAAAACAGAGAGACCTCTCCCAGTGAGAAAGAGGATGTTTGGTAGAGCTTGGCCTTTTAGAGCACCAGTCAGAGATGGTCCTGTTACCCTATGGCCTCAATTAATGGCTAACAATTTGGGACATGTCCCTTGTCTT AATGATGAAGTAGCAATCGCTTGGCTAAACAACGTTGACGTAAGGAAAGCCATTCATGTTAATGAG GCAAGTGATAGGTGGGAATTATGTTCAGATAGAATACGTTACGAGCATGATGCTGGAAGCATGATTCCTTACCACAAGAATCTAACAAGATTGGGATATAGAGCACTTATTTTCAG TGGTGACCATGATATGTGTGTACCATTTACTGGAAGTGAGGCTTGGACAAGATCTTTGGGATACAAGATTGTGGATGAATGGAGACCATGGAACTCTAATGACCAAGTTGCTGG GTACTTACAAGCATACGAGAACAACCTTACCTTCCTCACAGTTAAG GGAGCTGGGCACACCGTACCGGAATATAAGCCACGGGAGGCACTGGATTTTTACGGTCGTTGGTTGGAAGGAAAaccaatataa